The Enterobacter oligotrophicus sequence TGATCTGCCTGGCACCTATTCGTTAACCACTATTTCATCTCAAACGTCCCTCGATGAGCAGATTGCCTGCCACTATATTTTGAGCGGCGATGCGGATTTATTAATTAACGTGGTCGATGCCTCCAACCTGGAGCGCAACCTTTATCTCACGCTGCAACTGCTGGAACTGGGTATTCCCTGCATCGTGGCACTCAACATGCTCGACATTGCGGAAAAGCAAAAGCTGCGCATTGATATCGATGCCCTTTCTTCACGTCTGGGCTGTCCGGTGGTTCCGCTGGTCTCCACCCGCGCTCGCGGTATTGATGCCCTGAAGCTGGCGGTTGACCGACACGCGGGCAACACCGATGTTGAGCTAGTGCACTACGCGCAACCGCTGCTTCGCGAAGCCAACCTGCTGGCGCAGGAGATGGATAACACCATGCCTGCCCGACAGCGTCAGTGGCTCGGCCTGCAGATGCTGGAAGGTGACATCTACAGCCGTGCGTATGCAGGCGATGCGGCAGACAAACTGGACGTATCGCTGGCGCGCCTGAGCGACGAACTGAGTGACCCTGCTTTGCACATTGCGGATGCGCGTTATCAGTCTATCGCCGCGATTTGCGATGTGGCCAGCAACGCATTAACGGCTGAACCAAGCCGCTTTACCGCCGCCGTCGATAAAATCGTTCTGAACCGTTTCCTCGGCCTGCCGGTCTTCTTACTGGTGATGTACCTGATGTTCCTGCTCGCCATCAACATTGGCGGTGCGTTACAGCCTGTTTTCGATGCCGGTTCCGTCGCGATTTTCGTGCACGGTATTCAGTGGGTCGGTTACACCCTGCACTTCCCGGAATGGCTGACCATCTTCCTCGCCCAGGGGATCGGCGGCGGCATCAATACCGTTCTGCCGCTGGTGCCGCAAATCGGCATGATGTACCTGTTCCTCTCCTTCCTTGAGGACTCCGGCTACATGGCGCGCGCGGCTTTCGTCATGGATCGCCTGATGCAGGCGCTGGGCCTGCCCGGAAAATCCTTCGTGCCGCTGATTGTCGGCTTCGGCTGTAACGTTCCGTCGGTGATGGGTGCCCGCACGCTGGATGCGCCGCGTGAACGCCTGATGACCATCATGATGGCACCGTTTATGTCCTGCGGGGCACGTCTGGCGATCTTCGCGGTCTTTGCGGCGGCCTTCTTTGGTCAGCAAGGAGCGCTGGCGGTATTCTCTCTGTATGTGCTCGGTATCGTGATGGCGATCCTGACCGGCCTGATGCTGAAACACACCATCATGCGTGGTGAAGCATCGCCGTTCGTGATGGAGCTACCGGTCTACCACGTTCCCCATCTTAAAAGCCTGGTGATCCAGACCTGGCAACGCCTGAAAGGGTTTGTGCTGCGCGCCGGTAAAGTGATTGTCGTCGTCAGTATTTTCCTGAGTGCGCTGAACAGCTTCACGCTGAGCGGCCAGGCGGCGGACAACATCAACGACTCTGCCCTTGCCTCCGTCAGCCGCGTCATTACGCCGGTCTTTAAACCGATTGGCGTGCATGAGGATAACTGGCAAGCGACTGTCGGCCTGTTCACCGGGGCGATGGCAAAAGAGGTGGTTGTCGGGACGCTGAACACACTCTATACCGCTGAGAACATTCAGGAAGAGGAGTTTAACCCGGCAGAATTTAACCTCGGTGACGAGCTGCTCGGTGCCGTAGAGGAGACCTGGCAGAGCCTGAAAGACACCTTCAGCCTGAGCGTGCTGGCAAACCCAATCGAAGCCAGCAAAGGCGACGGCGAAATGGCGACCGGCGCGATGGGCGTGATGAGCGAGAAATTTGGCAGCGCGTCAGCGGCCTACAGCTACCTGATCTTCGTGCTGCTTTACGTTCCGTGCATTTCGGTGATGGGGGCGATTGCCCGCGAGTCCAGCCGCGGCTGGATGGGCTTCTCGGTACTGTGGGGGCTGAACATCGCTTACTCGCTGGCGACGGTCTTTTATCAGACCGCCAATTTCAGCCAGCACCCGCGTTATAGCCTGGTCTGCATCCTGGCGGTGATCCTGTTCAACGTGGTTGTCATTGGCCTTCTGCGCAGAGCGCGGAGCCGCGTGGATGTCAACCTGCTGGCGACACGTAAAACCGCCGCCACCTGTTGCAGCAGCCCGGCTGGCGACTGTCACTAAAAGGTAAACACATGGCATCGTTGATTCAGGTTCGTGATTTGCTGGCATTGCAGGGAAGAATGGAGGCAAAACAGCTAAGCTACAGCCTGCATACGCCGCAACCGATGATTGATGCCATGCTGCAACGGCTGGAAGCAATGGGGAAAGCCGTGCGCATTCAGGAAGATGCGGATGGTTGTTTGTCCGGCAGTTGCAAAAGCTGTCCCGAAGGGAAAGCCTGCCTCAGAGAGTGGTGGGCGCTGCGCTAATAAAGCCGGGCCATACCGCCCGGCTTTTTGGTATTACTTATAAACCTCTGCCGTTGCATGAACGTCTTTCGTATCTTTCTGTGCACTGGTAACAACGAAATATTTACCGCCCAGCTCATCCGCTTTTTTGGACAGTTCACGTTTCGCATCCATCGGAGCCGTGGTATCAGAAGTGGTGATTGTCCCCACTTTGGTCAGATTCATCTCTTTGACCTTATCTTTATCCAGCTCTTCTGCAGCAAATGCGCCAAATGACAGTGACCCAATAACCAGAGATGTAACAATACCTGTGACAAGTTTCATAGATCAGCCTCTCCTTAGATTGTTGTTTTGATCATCGTCGGCAGTTCAACCGCAACGACCTCTGAAGTATTGTTGCGGTATGAAACTTTTTCCAGGCTGGACGGGAAATAATCAGTTTACACGTTGACTTATCGCAACCAGTGCCGAGCAGAACTCAGCGGGATGGGAGATAAACGGCGCGTGCGCGGCTTTGGCAATCACCCGCGATTCACTTTCAGGCCACAGGGTGTCCAGCAACGGCACCACTTTGCGCGGCACCAGTCCATCCAGATAGCCATAAATACGCAGATGCGGCATCGTCAGCGACGCCAGCGGCTCACGCAGGTCGACCGTCTTCAGAATGTCCAGACCACCGTTAAGTACCTTAACGTCCGGCATCGGCAGGGAGAGCACCGTCTGTTTCAGCAATCTGGCATCCTGACGGGCGGTTTCGGTTCCCATCGTCTGCAGCGCCAGGAAACGCTCAACCGTTCGCTGGAAATCTTCGCTCAGTTGCTGCTGGAACCCGGTCAGCACCTCAGGCTTAATGCCC is a genomic window containing:
- the feoB gene encoding Fe(2+) transporter permease subunit FeoB; this encodes MKKLTIGLIGNPNSGKTTLFNQLTGARQRVGNWAGVTVERKEGQFMTTDNQVTLVDLPGTYSLTTISSQTSLDEQIACHYILSGDADLLINVVDASNLERNLYLTLQLLELGIPCIVALNMLDIAEKQKLRIDIDALSSRLGCPVVPLVSTRARGIDALKLAVDRHAGNTDVELVHYAQPLLREANLLAQEMDNTMPARQRQWLGLQMLEGDIYSRAYAGDAADKLDVSLARLSDELSDPALHIADARYQSIAAICDVASNALTAEPSRFTAAVDKIVLNRFLGLPVFLLVMYLMFLLAINIGGALQPVFDAGSVAIFVHGIQWVGYTLHFPEWLTIFLAQGIGGGINTVLPLVPQIGMMYLFLSFLEDSGYMARAAFVMDRLMQALGLPGKSFVPLIVGFGCNVPSVMGARTLDAPRERLMTIMMAPFMSCGARLAIFAVFAAAFFGQQGALAVFSLYVLGIVMAILTGLMLKHTIMRGEASPFVMELPVYHVPHLKSLVIQTWQRLKGFVLRAGKVIVVVSIFLSALNSFTLSGQAADNINDSALASVSRVITPVFKPIGVHEDNWQATVGLFTGAMAKEVVVGTLNTLYTAENIQEEEFNPAEFNLGDELLGAVEETWQSLKDTFSLSVLANPIEASKGDGEMATGAMGVMSEKFGSASAAYSYLIFVLLYVPCISVMGAIARESSRGWMGFSVLWGLNIAYSLATVFYQTANFSQHPRYSLVCILAVILFNVVVIGLLRRARSRVDVNLLATRKTAATCCSSPAGDCH
- the feoC gene encoding [Fe-S]-dependent transcriptional repressor FeoC; this encodes MASLIQVRDLLALQGRMEAKQLSYSLHTPQPMIDAMLQRLEAMGKAVRIQEDADGCLSGSCKSCPEGKACLREWWALR
- a CDS encoding YdgH/BhsA/McbA-like domain containing protein — protein: MKLVTGIVTSLVIGSLSFGAFAAEELDKDKVKEMNLTKVGTITTSDTTAPMDAKRELSKKADELGGKYFVVTSAQKDTKDVHATAEVYK
- the bioH gene encoding pimeloyl-ACP methyl ester esterase BioH, with amino-acid sequence MKTLWWQTVGTGNCHLVLLHGWGLNAEVWRCVSEELASQFTLHLVDLPGYGRSHGFGAMTLDAMAKQVLGAAPQKAIWLGWSLGGLVASQIALSHPERVQALVTVASSPCFSAREAWPGIKPEVLTGFQQQLSEDFQRTVERFLALQTMGTETARQDARLLKQTVLSLPMPDVKVLNGGLDILKTVDLREPLASLTMPHLRIYGYLDGLVPRKVVPLLDTLWPESESRVIAKAAHAPFISHPAEFCSALVAISQRVN